The Streptococcus oralis genome segment GTTTCTTCAGTAAATCCCATTCTAACACCCTCTTTCTTTAGAATAGTACTATTATAGCACATTCCCTGACGTTCTACAAATAAGTCAGCCTATTTATTTGGATTTTCTATTGTTCTGTCGCCCCATTTGCCACTCTATCTGCAATATATTGGCTAGGCTCGTTTTTTAAGAGATTTTCAAGGCCGATATTTTTTAAATATTCTAGCTGAGATGCCTTTTTGACATCCAATACTTGAAAATCATAAGTCGTTGTGGTCTGGATTTCTGTCTCGCTGAGTAGCTTGGTTTCCAGTGTAAATCCTGCTAGTTTGCGTGCCTCTTGGATGGTCTCATCCTTCTCTTCAGCCTCTAAGAGCGCTCTTTGCGCCTCCTCTAGGCCATTTTCAGAGATAAAGGTCTTGAGTTCATCCTCGACAGGTCGTTTTTGCTGAATGGTCAGGGTCAAAAATTGGTTGCCTTTATAGGTAATGGTCTGAATCTGCTGCGTTCCATTTTCCGACTTCGGCATCAATAAGGTCTTGGTGACAACCGTATTTTTTTCGGCATTGTCCAAAACGGGAAGGTTTGATTGGATGGGGTCAGATGCTGTTGTGGAAGCAGCAGGGGTTTCCTTTTTTTGCCCACATCCTGCAAGCAAAAAGAGGAGAGCAAAACTAGCAATTAGTAACTTTTTCATAAT includes the following:
- a CDS encoding SP0191 family lipoprotein, whose amino-acid sequence is MKKLLIASFALLFLLAGCGQKKETPAASTTASDPIQSNLPVLDNAEKNTVVTKTLLMPKSENGTQQIQTITYKGNQFLTLTIQQKRPVEDELKTFISENGLEEAQRALLEAEEKDETIQEARKLAGFTLETKLLSETEIQTTTTYDFQVLDVKKASQLEYLKNIGLENLLKNEPSQYIADRVANGATEQ